AAACGGCCTTGACCCCACATGTGGGACACCCTGAGCTCCTCCGTGAGCCTTCCTGggcctcagagcagctgaacaaaGGTGGCACTGACCTGGCACAGTCACCCTCACCTGGTGCAGAGGCATTTGGAGTCTCTGGGAGCTTTGGTGCCACTGGTGCCGTCTGGACCAGCCATGGTCCCGTGGCAGTGGGTGGCCACTTGCCACCGGGGTGGTTTTCAGGGCCAGCCCCACTCCCTGTGAGGCTGAGCTGGCGCTGGCTGAGTCAcagccaggtgggatgggggtgggcagctgtgctgagcccacACCGggcacccacccacccacaccGGGCACCCAGCGGGCCCAGCCACCCCCAGCATCCCGAGCACTCTCAGCTGGTCCCAGGGTGGGTGGCACAAAGACGAGCTGAGGCCTCCCTGGCCCTGGGAACAGGCGGGGGGCTTTGGTGAGTGGGAGGGGATAAAGCCACCCGGTGTTGTGGTGGGGGtggcagccccagtgcccagcgtcccttccctcctgtgtctgggagagagcaggatggggaggaaaatgaggatgaggatgaggatgggaaTTAAGACTGGGGGGGTTGGAACTGAGGATGAGATGGGAAAGAAGACAAGGACAGAGATGGACTGGGGATGGCGCTGGGATAGGGATGAGAAAGGAGTGTGTGCccgcccagccctgctgtgccaccctgtCCTCCTTGGCAAGACCCGGAATCCCAGCTCAGCCGGGACAccaagcccagcagccccatgcCCCGGCACCCTCCGTGCCCAGGTGACACCCCCGTAGCTCCATCCGACACATCCAAGAGGGCTGAGCTGTCATGGTCACCCAAAcccaccccctgccctgtgccccgcTTGTCCTGCTTCCCACCGCATTTCCAGCGTGGCTGTAAAAGGGAAAATCCCACAGGAGAACCGAGGCCCAAAGCCCCAGGGAGCCCCTCAGGGGCAGCGCTGGtccggccccggcccgggcacAGGGTGGCACCGGCCCCCTGCCATCCCCTCCCGGTCAGAGcagcgccgctgccgccgccccaATTAGCAGGGGAGATTACAGATCCTTCCCAAGGGGAGATTACCCTGCTCGGATCCTGCCACTCGCTCCGGCTTCCCGGCTGATTTGTCTGGGGCCGCGGCTAATCCCCTCCCGGGCAGACACCAGATTGAGCCGCGATCCCCGCGCCGCGGCTGCCAAAAGCCCCCCGCGCTCCTGAGctccctcccggccccgccgcggccgccgggctCCGCTCCCCGCCGGCTCCCGGGGCAGCCGGGGCCGAGGGGCTCCCGACCCGGGGAGCCTTGGCAGAGCCCGCAGCGTGGCTGAGAGCCCGCCGTGCCGCGGCTCGGCcgggacggggacagggacggggacagggacggggacgCGCTGGTGCCACGCTGCCGCCGGTCCCGCGGGAGCCCCGGGGtgcgggcggggggcgcgggcaCGGGCAGCCAGCCGGTGAAAATCCGCATCCCCGTTATGCAACGGCGCTGATTTATTCATGCCTGAACCGGGCACTGGCCTAGAAATGAGCCCGGGCGATGGCGGGgaggggccgggagcggggccgggcacagcccggggAGCGGGGGTGCGTGTGCACCCCACAGCGGCGATGCCGCacgggctgggggtgctccaCAGGACCCCCAGGCTGGGAGTGGGTGGGCTGAGCCCCCTTCTCCCACGGCCCATTCCCACAGCCGCTGGCTCGGGGGGGCCGTGCGgaggccgggcagggccggggtCGGAAGCGGCGCTCAGGAAACtccttggaaaagaaacaacagcGGAAAAAGCGCCGTGCCCGGCCTTTCCCGGCACGCTGGGATGAGCtgtcctgcctggcacagcGGGGAGAGGGGAACAGAGAGCGGCACGGCCCGTGCGGGACCCAGCCATCCTCTGCGTCCCTGCCCcgtcagggagcagcagggcgGATGGGAAACACCAGGGACTCTGCTGACAAAACATCCCCCTGATCGGAGCCCCGGCCGGGGGAGGGACCAGAGCGGCTGCACACCCCGGCCGAGAGGAAACAGATGCCACCGGCCCAGCCCAGGCATTTCCCGGCCCTGTCAGGGGGGGTTGGGGAATCTGCAGGTACCAGAGGCTGTGGGATCACATCCTGCCCcggctctgcctccctgcatCCTACTGGATATTTCAGTTTAGAACGGGACCCAAGGCGTAGATTGGGGTGCTGGGCACCCTCAGGGCAAAGGGAAGATCTTGGGATGCAGGAATGGGGTTGGGAAGGCGGGAGTGGACACAGACCTCGTGGGAGAGCCACTCGTGCCCCGGTACTGACGCGCACAAGCACAGAAACAGCTGTAGAAACCAGCAGAGATTTATTATCAGAACAAAACTCCCAAGCACCTGAAGGCCACCAAGTGTCCCAGCACGGCCAGGGCGTTGGGACCGAGCTGTGGAgaagaggggaggagggaggggagggccCGAGCCCGGCTCCCTGCCCGCAGGATGTCACTCGGCAGCCagctgccgctgccgctgcaGCAGCGATTCCAGCAGGCTGGCTCTCTGCACGGCCGCCTGCCACgggggacagcacaggggacagggagctcGCAGCGCCCGCCCAGCCACAggcggggcagggccagggagccCTCACTCACCTCGTACTGCTTCCGCAGGCTGCTCAtgctctcctccttcctcagcaCCGCCGCCTTCACCCtgacagggacacggggggcTGAGCACCCCCAAACACGGGGCAGGGCCCTGCCCCGGGGGGGATTTCAGCCCGGGGAGCTcagcccctctcccccagccccagctggcctCCAGGTGCCATCACACACTGGCAGCACCTTTATTGCACTGTGTCGTGTGGACTGACTTGTCTACAGGAAGAAAGGCACATTAGCTTCCTAGGGTTTAACTATCGTAGCATTCTGGGGATGTCCCAGCTGCCCTCAGcctctgtggctgtgccctgaccctgggctctgccccccTGGAGAAGATCACGTGGCTGCAGTCACAGGTATCGTGTGTGAGCCACAGAGAGCCCCAGGAGGTGACAGTGATCCTGGCCagggctcctgccagggaggaacgcagacagagctgtgctccACTGGCCTCTCCTGGCACTCACGTCCTCcaagcaggcacagcagaagcCCTGGGGACACGATGGCACAGAGCAGGCCAGCAGTGACACGGGACAGAGGATTCAGGGTGGCCGAGCAGCAGTCAGTTCACACAACTCCTGCCTGGCTTGCCCGGACAGGGCTGGAAGCCGTTCCCAAGGATGCAGCACTGAGCTCCTGCGCCCCACCTGGGCTCCTCACCTCCTGTGgacctcctccagctcctggtcctTCTCCCGCACCAGCCTgtccagctccaggtgctgccgGGCCCTCAGCTCCGCCATCTCCGCCTTCAGCCGCGCgttctcctcctccatccccaccAGCCTGTCCGCGAATTCCTGCCAGACACCTCAGTCAGGCCCCTGTGCCCCGGCACAGCTGGTCCCACACGGCCGGGCAGGGCCCCGGCTCTGCCCCTCGCTCGCCTTCCGCAcgtcctccagctcctgctccttgtGCTTCAGCAGGCCCTGCAGCCGGATGCCGTCCCCCTCCAGCTCGGCCAGCCGCCCCTTGAGCTCGTTGCAGCGCTCCTGCAGCTTCCGCTCCGAgcgctccagctcctgcagctccagctcgtACTTGTCTCGGATCCTCTTGATCCTGCGGGCAGGAAGGACGGGCAGCCCggctcatcctgctgctgcctggctcaccccagccccatccctgccccaggagagaTCCAGGGCCGCTTCCTCAGGTGAGAGGTAAACTTTGTCCCTgtgagctgctccttcctgcactAACACTGCTCCAGAGCTCACCGGAGAGAcgcccaggggacagggaaaagggaCCAGCCTCTGGAGGACCTGGgacctccctctccccctcacCTGCTCTCCGCCGCCCTCTCGCACTCCTCCTTGGCCAAGGACGTGTCGGCCTCCAGGCGCTGGATCACCAGCTCGATCTCTTTGTCCCTCTCCTTCCTCATCTCCTCCCGCAGCTCCCGCTCCcgggacagcagccaggcttcCTGCAGTGGAGACAGCAAAGGTGGCCTCAAATTCCTCTCAGAGCCCATGGGTGGCACCTTTGGAGGACAGCTCTTGCCATTACCTCCTTCTTCACATAGTTGGCCTCCCAGGcctgcttctccagctccagctggtccTTCAGCACCTTCAGTTCTGCCTGTGAGAAGGGAAAAcaacagctcagccctgggaccctcctgtgctggctgggagcagctgctggggctgcccctgcgGGGTCTGAGGCTCAGTGGTGCCAGCACCCAAAGGGCTGGAGGTGAGGGGAACCAGACCTGGTGCcgcctctcctgctcctccttctccttggcGTACTCGTCCCGCAGCGCCCGGGTGAGGGCCGAGCTGTTGGCCTCCAGCTGCCGCCgcagctcctctgcctctgcccgctgcctgcacagacacagctcccagcatccACACCAGCCCCTCTTCCCGCGGGAATCTGGCCCAGGGAGCCCGGCCCCGCAGGTcagggctgcccccagcccccagcccacctGGCTGCTTGCTGGCTCAGCCGCTCCTTCTCCTCGGCCACCTCGGCATAGAGCCGGCGccgctgcagctccagagcctgctcctcctgctccagctgctgctcgCACctgggggacacacacacacgccGCAGGGACGCGCCTTGGAGCACTCGGCCTCCTCTCCACGCTGCCCTTCGCGATGCCAGGGGACGCTCCCAGCTCGGCAGCATCGCCCACCCGAGGCTGCTGGAGAGAAAGGAGCTGCTCCCCGTGGAGCAGCAAACACCGGGATCCCACAGCAGGCCGGCGCTGGACAGCGCCCCGGATCTGCGAGCCCCGAGGCAGCGCCGAGGCCGGGGTGACACACCTCTGGCGggcccgctcccgctcccgctggctctgctcctccttctccctctcgAGCAGCCCCCGCAGCTCCTGCGCCTGCCGCCCGTAGCGCAGCGCCGCCCGCTCGTCCGACTGCAGCAGCTCGGCCTCgtgcagcagcttcagctgccGGATGTCCTCGCGGTGCTTGGCCACGAGCTTCTGGATCTCCGGCTCCAGCCCTGGCGCAGCGGGAAGGACGGGCACGGCTCGGCCCGGATCCCACCCGCTGCCCTCGGCCGGCTCCAAGGGGGATGAGCACGCGGGGGTTTTCTTGCCCTCTGGCATCTGCTCCACCAACACCAGGGAGCAAACACTGCCCGCACCAAGGAGCTCTTCCCGGCCTCTCCTGGACCACCCCGGCACTGcgctggctccagctgctgctgagggaagcTGCCCGTACCTTTCACGGTGATTTCTTTGatctttttggttttctcctCAATCCACTTCTCCCGCCGGACTTTCTCAGTCGCGCTCATGAGTTCCTTCAGTTTCTTAATCTCCTGTTTGGAAGCAAATGGGAAAACCTCAGAGAAGCTGGGAGAGAAAAGCCCTGGGACGCTGTTGGGAAGGAAGCTGTGGAGCTGCACATGGATACGtgcacagccctggccaggTGCGTTCTTCCAGCCCAGAGAAGTGGCCACACACTCTCTCAGCAGTGCCTTCTCCTCCATCCCCGTGGGAAAGTGCTCACTGCCAAGACACGAGAGCACtgatggagagggaagggaagtgGGGGCTGCCGAGGGTCCCTGCATGCAGGGCAGCCCATCTGTCCCCGGGTGATGGTGctttcctctccagccttccctctccctgccatggaaaaccctctggcaggggctggagcggGGCCAGAGCAGGCCAGGGCACGAGAGCAGAGGGCAAGGCACAAAGAGAGCAAAGACCACATTTACCTCACAAAAGGGGCCCAAAGTGCGCCAGACctggggagaaagaaaggaggggatggagagagaaggggaaCGGTGGGGGAGAGGCAAACCCACACAGCCGTGTCTGTgggagccacgggcagggcagagctggccagGAGTCTGTGGAGCTGAGGGGAGACAGCAcaagggacaaggacagggacaggccaGGAGCCTGTGTGGTTGGAGCCTGCTCCAGAGACCAAGGGATCTCCACGGTCTGGGCAGGCATGAGCTCAGCTCCGAGGTCAAGGACAAGCAGGGActgggatggcagagctgggatgagcCCAGTggtgctgccctcctgccaggcctggcacagggcgAGCTGAGCTGTCTCCATCTGCAGGAGAAGCAAAACTGCTCCATGGCACTGGGtttgtgccagcactgcaccctgggcaccccagcctgggacagctctgccttcagcGGGAtcatggagtcacagaatggtttgggttggaagggaccttaaagctcatccacttccaacctctgccatgggcagggacaccttgcactgtcccaggctgctccaagtcctgtccagccgggcctgggacacttccagggatggggcaagcTGTGCCAGGTGTGTGGGAAGGCTCTCTCCAAGCAGAGCCCGGAAGTTTACACTGTCCCTTGGTCAGTGCCatgctcctgtccctgggcagcagaggaCAGGAGCCTTTTGAGGACCCAGGACAACACTCTGTGGTGACAGGGACCTCTGCACACAGGGAAGAGCTCCTTGGAGTGTCCAGGTCCCACTGAGGTGGCAGAGACTGTCCTGCTCAGACAGAGGCCCCATTTGAGCAAAATCAGCACACATATGTCCCCCCATCTTCCCCATCCCCTCACCAGCTcgtgctgctcctgcatctgGGTGATCTTCTGGCCATACTTGTGGTCCACTTGTTTCAGCTCTGCCACCACAGCCTCACACTTCTCACTCAGCACCTTCTTGTCAtcgaggagctgggcagggcgAGGAGCCGGCatcaggcaggagcagccagctcagcctctgcccccaggagctgggatgagggTTACCTGGTCAATGAAGGCCAGGTGCCTCTGGATAGCTGCCTCATactgctccctctgcagcctgagctgctggcccagctcctTCTCGGTCTGTTGGACGTGTCGGTCGGTCAGTTCCCGCTGCTGGGTCTGCGGGGTCAAACAGCCACGCCGTGGAAATCACCACCAGGCCAGGAAAACGAGGGACAGAGCTAAAGCAAAGCCCTGGTGCTCGCATCTCccaccctctgtccccaggACAGAGGAGAAGGGAGCTCGGCCCAGGTCCcagctagatgatctttaaggtcccctccaacccaaacaattccatggtTGTGTAAAATCAAGGGACAGTCCTGATCCTGTGCCCAACAGCCCCAAGAACCACGCGTGAGGCTGACACACCAGAGCGGTCTGCAGCAGGCTGATGGctctcttcttctcctccacTTCCAGCTTCAGCCTCATCATGGAGCTTGTCACCTCCGTGGCAACCGCTGACACCTGCTCCACGTGAGCCAGCTCCTCTTCCAGAAGGAagccctgccacagcagagaaaacacGACGAGAAGGTGGTGGGACCACCTGGAACGAGGACAGGGGACAATTCCCACCAGGAATGGATTCCCACACCACAGACAGACTCACCTCCCGCTGCGTGGCTGAGGCAGCTGACCTGGGCCTCTCCTGCTCCGACTTCTCCATCTCATCCAGGAAACTGATGATGCTTTGGAGCTTGGCCTCCGAGAGCAGAGCCCCGTCCTCGGGGACCCCGGGAGGGTGGTTCAGCTTCCCAAACTTCTCCAAGTTATCAGCAGTCAGGGAGTtggagctgggctcctgctggcaATTCACCGTGGTGAATGAGCACGCAGGGGAAGGCCTGGGAGAggtgctggctgctctccatcacTGGAGCCCAGTAGCCAGCCTGATCCTCTGGGCTAAACCCTGTCCCACCACCAGCCTGTGCATGGGCTGCTGTTCCTTGCAGACATCCAAGCCCTCAATGCACCAAACAATTCCTCTGCCGCCTCCACacccctccatctcctcctccaaaTTCCTCCATCACCCGCTCCAAGCTCCTCCACCAccttccctggcagtgcccggcTGTTTCTCACCAGGCACTGCCCAAGGCTGGCCGCAGCAGtctcagccccagctcaccctgTCCATCCAGGCACATCTGTCCTTCCTgaggagcctggctgggggcagcagctctggctcctcctccagcagccggAGCGTGTCCAGCAGCTCGTTGAGCGTGACCTTGGATGGAGCCCCgctgccagcagccactgctgtctCCAGATCCTCATTACCTGTCTCCCTGGAGCTCACATCCTACGGGAGAACATGAGAGCATGACAGAGTTTTCTGGCCCTCCCCAGAAGCCAGCAAaggcctgctgctgctgccagggtccCCAGAGGGACAGCCAGACCCACCTGCAGTTTGTCCTCTGC
This window of the Motacilla alba alba isolate MOTALB_02 chromosome 18, Motacilla_alba_V1.0_pri, whole genome shotgun sequence genome carries:
- the CEP131 gene encoding centrosomal protein of 131 kDa isoform X3, with amino-acid sequence MKSTRSCCSVPSSDVAELILTGLPAPVSRRPGSASPARLVARSVSVAADGKAKRNAPEDAGSRAMNNLRRSNSTTQVNQRVNSSHSSEQTGDFLAFFEGDPKGRKKLAALSKTSPEKKTTWNILDDQPRAFPGPSGSHGLEPPAGMRRKEATVLLAANFTANNRSNKGAMGNCVTTMVHNNYSTAEKGPAPKSSNQAPSSLNNVVKAASNEDGEGGGSLAKSQKNFSSNNIMTRNNHSSSSSSSSSSSAPRRREVTEEEAERFIQQVNTAAVTIQRWYRRHSQRHRTAAAALGRLMAAKREERQQRMEEGNILDLQERKDEERRKIREEKARLARHAAIQELQQKRAQKASETKRSAEEQVLLKESRRVPKKKPGAKPASARNASPASSLTKANNAASELEGSSLAALGSVPLQDPGAEDKLQDVSSRETGNEDLETAVAAGSGAPSKVTLNELLDTLRLLEEEPELLPPARLLRKDRCAWMDRQEPSSNSLTADNLEKFGKLNHPPGVPEDGALLSEAKLQSIISFLDEMEKSEQERPRSAASATQREGFLLEEELAHVEQVSAVATEVTSSMMRLKLEVEEKKRAISLLQTALTQQRELTDRHVQQTEKELGQQLRLQREQYEAAIQRHLAFIDQLLDDKKVLSEKCEAVVAELKQVDHKYGQKITQMQEQHELVWRTLGPFCEEIKKLKELMSATEKVRREKWIEEKTKKIKEITVKGLEPEIQKLVAKHREDIRQLKLLHEAELLQSDERAALRYGRQAQELRGLLEREKEEQSQRERERARQRCEQQLEQEEQALELQRRRLYAEVAEEKERLSQQAARQRAEAEELRRQLEANSSALTRALRDEYAKEKEEQERRHQAELKVLKDQLELEKQAWEANYVKKEEAWLLSRERELREEMRKERDKEIELVIQRLEADTSLAKEECERAAESRIKRIRDKYELELQELERSERKLQERCNELKGRLAELEGDGIRLQGLLKHKEQELEDVRKEFADRLVGMEEENARLKAEMAELRARQHLELDRLVREKDQELEEVHRRVKAAVLRKEESMSSLRKQYEAAVQRASLLESLLQRQRQLAAE
- the CEP131 gene encoding centrosomal protein of 131 kDa isoform X2, whose product is MKSTRSCCSVPSSDVAELILTGLPAPVSRRPGSASPARLVARSVSVAADGKAKRNAPEDAGSRAMNNLRRSNSTTQVNQRVNSSHSSEQTGDFLAFFEGDPKGRKKLAALSKTSPEKKTTWNILDDQPRAFPGPSGSHGLEPPAGMRRKEATVLLAANFTANNRSNKGAMGNCVTTMVHNNYSTAEKGPAPKSSNQAPSSLNNVVKAASNEDGEGGGSLAKSQKNFSSNNIMTRNNHSSSSSSSSSSSAPRRREVTEEEAERFIQQVNTAAVTIQRWYRRHSQRHRTAAAALGRLMAAKREERQQRMEEGNILDLQERKDEERRKIREEKARLARHAAIQELQQKRAQKASETKRSAEEQVLLKESRRVPKKKPGAKPASARNASPASSLTKANNAEANSPSAASELEGSSLAALGSVPLQDPGAEDKLQDVSSRETGNEDLETAVAAGSGAPSKVTLNELLDTLRLLEEEPELLPPARLLRKDRCAWMDREPSSNSLTADNLEKFGKLNHPPGVPEDGALLSEAKLQSIISFLDEMEKSEQERPRSAASATQREGFLLEEELAHVEQVSAVATEVTSSMMRLKLEVEEKKRAISLLQTALTQQRELTDRHVQQTEKELGQQLRLQREQYEAAIQRHLAFIDQLLDDKKVLSEKCEAVVAELKQVDHKYGQKITQMQEQHELVWRTLGPFCEEIKKLKELMSATEKVRREKWIEEKTKKIKEITVKGLEPEIQKLVAKHREDIRQLKLLHEAELLQSDERAALRYGRQAQELRGLLEREKEEQSQRERERARQRCEQQLEQEEQALELQRRRLYAEVAEEKERLSQQAARQRAEAEELRRQLEANSSALTRALRDEYAKEKEEQERRHQAELKVLKDQLELEKQAWEANYVKKEEAWLLSRERELREEMRKERDKEIELVIQRLEADTSLAKEECERAAESRIKRIRDKYELELQELERSERKLQERCNELKGRLAELEGDGIRLQGLLKHKEQELEDVRKEFADRLVGMEEENARLKAEMAELRARQHLELDRLVREKDQELEEVHRRVKAAVLRKEESMSSLRKQYEAAVQRASLLESLLQRQRQLAAE
- the CEP131 gene encoding centrosomal protein of 131 kDa isoform X6, which gives rise to MNNLRRSNSTTQVNQRVNSSHSSEQTGDFLAFFEGDPKGRKKLAALSKTSPEKKTTWNILDDQPRAFPGPSGSHGLEPPAGMRRKEATVLLAANFTANNRSNKGAMGNCVTTMVHNNYSTAEKGPAPKSSNQAPSSLNNVVKAASNEDGEGGGSLAKSQKNFSSNNIMTRNNHSSSSSSSSSSSAPRRREVTEEEAERFIQQVNTAAVTIQRWYRRHSQRHRTAAAALGRLMAAKREERQQRMEEGNILDLQERKDEERRKIREEKARLARHAAIQELQQKRAQKASETKRSAEEQVLLKESRRVPKKKPGAKPASARNASPASSLTKANNAEANSPSAASELEGSSLAALGSVPLQDPGAEDKLQDVSSRETGNEDLETAVAAGSGAPSKVTLNELLDTLRLLEEEPELLPPARLLRKDRCAWMDRQEPSSNSLTADNLEKFGKLNHPPGVPEDGALLSEAKLQSIISFLDEMEKSEQERPRSAASATQREGFLLEEELAHVEQVSAVATEVTSSMMRLKLEVEEKKRAISLLQTALTQQRELTDRHVQQTEKELGQQLRLQREQYEAAIQRHLAFIDQLLDDKKVLSEKCEAVVAELKQVDHKYGQKITQMQEQHELVWRTLGPFCEEIKKLKELMSATEKVRREKWIEEKTKKIKEITVKGLEPEIQKLVAKHREDIRQLKLLHEAELLQSDERAALRYGRQAQELRGLLEREKEEQSQRERERARQRCEQQLEQEEQALELQRRRLYAEVAEEKERLSQQAARQRAEAEELRRQLEANSSALTRALRDEYAKEKEEQERRHQAELKVLKDQLELEKQAWEANYVKKEEAWLLSRERELREEMRKERDKEIELVIQRLEADTSLAKEECERAAESRIKRIRDKYELELQELERSERKLQERCNELKGRLAELEGDGIRLQGLLKHKEQELEDVRKEFADRLVGMEEENARLKAEMAELRARQHLELDRLVREKDQELEEVHRRVKAAVLRKEESMSSLRKQYEAAVQRASLLESLLQRQRQLAAE
- the CEP131 gene encoding centrosomal protein of 131 kDa isoform X4, with amino-acid sequence MKSTRSCCSVPSSDVAELILTGLPAPVSRRPGSASPARLVARSVSVAADGKAKRNAPEDAGSRAMNNLRRSNSTTQVNQRVNSSHSSEQTGDFLAFFEGDPKGRKKLAALSKTSPEKKTTWNILDDQPRAFPGPSGSHGLEPPAGMRRKEATVLLAANFTANNRSNKGAMGNCVTTMVHNNYSTAEKGPAPKSSNQAPSSLNNVVKAASNEDGEGGGSLAKSQKNFSSNNIMTRNNHSSSSSSSSSSSAPRRREVTEEEAERFIQQVNTAAVTIQRWYRRHSQRHRTAAAALGRLMAAKREERQQRMEEGNILDLQERKDEERRKIREEKARLARHAAIQELQQKRAQKASETKRSAEEQVLLKESRRVPKKKPGAKPASARNASPASSLTKANNAEANSPSAASELEGSSLAALGSVPLQDPGAEDKLQDVSSRETGNEDLETAVAAGSGAPSKVTLNELLDTLRLLEEEPELLPPARLLRKDRCAWMDRQEPSSNSLTADNLEKFGKLNHPPGVPEDGALLSEAKLQSIISFLDEMEKSEQERPRSAASATQREGFLLEEELAHVEQVSAVATEVTSSMMRLKLEVEEKKRAISLLQTALTQQRELTDRHVQQTEKELGQQLRLQREQYEAAIQRHLAFIDQLLDDKKVLSEKCEAVVAELKQVDHKYGQKITQMQEQHELEIKKLKELMSATEKVRREKWIEEKTKKIKEITVKGLEPEIQKLVAKHREDIRQLKLLHEAELLQSDERAALRYGRQAQELRGLLEREKEEQSQRERERARQRCEQQLEQEEQALELQRRRLYAEVAEEKERLSQQAARQRAEAEELRRQLEANSSALTRALRDEYAKEKEEQERRHQAELKVLKDQLELEKQAWEANYVKKEEAWLLSRERELREEMRKERDKEIELVIQRLEADTSLAKEECERAAESRIKRIRDKYELELQELERSERKLQERCNELKGRLAELEGDGIRLQGLLKHKEQELEDVRKEFADRLVGMEEENARLKAEMAELRARQHLELDRLVREKDQELEEVHRRVKAAVLRKEESMSSLRKQYEAAVQRASLLESLLQRQRQLAAE
- the CEP131 gene encoding centrosomal protein of 131 kDa isoform X5, which produces MKSTRSCCSVPSSDVAELILTGLPAPVSRRPGSASPARLVARSVSVAADGKAKRNAPEDAGSRAMNNLRRSNSTTQVNQRVNSSHSSEQTGDFLAFFEGDPKGRKKLAALSKTSPEKKTTWNILDDQPRAFPGPSGSHGLEPPAGMRRKEATVLLAANFTANNRSNKGAMGNCVTTMVHNNYSTAEKGPAPKSSNQAPSSLNNVVKAASNEDGEGGGSLAKSQKNFSSNNIMTRNNHSSSSSSSSSSSAPRRREVTEEEAERFIQQVNTAAVTIQRWYRRHSQRHRTAAAALGRLMAAKREERQQRMEEGNILDLQERKDEERRKIREEKARLARHAAIQELQQKRAQKASETKRSAEEQVLLKESRRVPKKKPGAKPASARNASPASSLTKANNAEANSPSAASELEGSSLAALGSVPLQDPGAEDKLQDVSSRETGNEDLETAVAAGSGAPSKVTLNELLDTLRLLEEEPELLPPARLLRKDRCAWMDREPSSNSLTADNLEKFGKLNHPPGVPEDGALLSEAKLQSIISFLDEMEKSEQERPRSAASATQREGFLLEEELAHVEQVSAVATEVTSSMMRLKLEVEEKKRAISLLQTALTQQRELTDRHVQQTEKELGQQLRLQREQYEAAIQRHLAFIDQLLDDKKVLSEKCEAVVAELKQVDHKYGQKITQMQEQHELEIKKLKELMSATEKVRREKWIEEKTKKIKEITVKGLEPEIQKLVAKHREDIRQLKLLHEAELLQSDERAALRYGRQAQELRGLLEREKEEQSQRERERARQRCEQQLEQEEQALELQRRRLYAEVAEEKERLSQQAARQRAEAEELRRQLEANSSALTRALRDEYAKEKEEQERRHQAELKVLKDQLELEKQAWEANYVKKEEAWLLSRERELREEMRKERDKEIELVIQRLEADTSLAKEECERAAESRIKRIRDKYELELQELERSERKLQERCNELKGRLAELEGDGIRLQGLLKHKEQELEDVRKEFADRLVGMEEENARLKAEMAELRARQHLELDRLVREKDQELEEVHRRVKAAVLRKEESMSSLRKQYEAAVQRASLLESLLQRQRQLAAE
- the CEP131 gene encoding centrosomal protein of 131 kDa isoform X1 translates to MKSTRSCCSVPSSDVAELILTGLPAPVSRRPGSASPARLVARSVSVAADGKAKRNAPEDAGSRAMNNLRRSNSTTQVNQRVNSSHSSEQTGDFLAFFEGDPKGRKKLAALSKTSPEKKTTWNILDDQPRAFPGPSGSHGLEPPAGMRRKEATVLLAANFTANNRSNKGAMGNCVTTMVHNNYSTAEKGPAPKSSNQAPSSLNNVVKAASNEDGEGGGSLAKSQKNFSSNNIMTRNNHSSSSSSSSSSSAPRRREVTEEEAERFIQQVNTAAVTIQRWYRRHSQRHRTAAAALGRLMAAKREERQQRMEEGNILDLQERKDEERRKIREEKARLARHAAIQELQQKRAQKASETKRSAEEQVLLKESRRVPKKKPGAKPASARNASPASSLTKANNAEANSPSAASELEGSSLAALGSVPLQDPGAEDKLQDVSSRETGNEDLETAVAAGSGAPSKVTLNELLDTLRLLEEEPELLPPARLLRKDRCAWMDRQEPSSNSLTADNLEKFGKLNHPPGVPEDGALLSEAKLQSIISFLDEMEKSEQERPRSAASATQREGFLLEEELAHVEQVSAVATEVTSSMMRLKLEVEEKKRAISLLQTALTQQRELTDRHVQQTEKELGQQLRLQREQYEAAIQRHLAFIDQLLDDKKVLSEKCEAVVAELKQVDHKYGQKITQMQEQHELVWRTLGPFCEEIKKLKELMSATEKVRREKWIEEKTKKIKEITVKGLEPEIQKLVAKHREDIRQLKLLHEAELLQSDERAALRYGRQAQELRGLLEREKEEQSQRERERARQRCEQQLEQEEQALELQRRRLYAEVAEEKERLSQQAARQRAEAEELRRQLEANSSALTRALRDEYAKEKEEQERRHQAELKVLKDQLELEKQAWEANYVKKEEAWLLSRERELREEMRKERDKEIELVIQRLEADTSLAKEECERAAESRIKRIRDKYELELQELERSERKLQERCNELKGRLAELEGDGIRLQGLLKHKEQELEDVRKEFADRLVGMEEENARLKAEMAELRARQHLELDRLVREKDQELEEVHRRVKAAVLRKEESMSSLRKQYEAAVQRASLLESLLQRQRQLAAE